Genomic DNA from Caldicellulosiruptor hydrothermalis 108:
ATGATCAAAAACATTAAAGGGCTCATTGAAAAAGGCGTGAAGTTGAGCGACCAGGTCACAAGCTCTATTTCTACTCTTTCTACTATTGCTGGTGAGACTGCCGCAGCGTCTAACGAGGTTGCAAAGGCAATTTCTGAGATTGCAGAAGGTGCTTCAAATCAGGCAAAAGAGGCTACAAACGTTGTTGAGATAGTTTCAAAGTTTGGCGAGAAGGTAGAGACAATTGTTGATGCTTCAAATAAGATGGAGAAGCTTTCAAAGAATGTAGCTGAACTTTCAACAAAAGGAGAAAATACAGTTTCAATCTTGGATTCTGTTTCACACGATACCATGCAAATCACAGATACAATGATTTCAACAATCAACCAGCTTGCAGAATATTCAAGGTCAATTGGAAAGATTATTCAGGTGCTCTCAAGTATTTCAGAACAAACAAAGCTTTTGGCTCTAAATGCCTCAATTGAGGCGGCAAAAGCAGGCGAGGCAGGGCGTGGTTTTGCAGTTGTTGCAAGTGAGATTAGAAAGCTTGCCGACCAGTCAAAAGAGTCAACAAGAGAAGTTGAGGATATGATAAAGAGAATTGTAAGCCAGACAAAAGCTGCTCAGGATGTTGCTGATAAAGTAGAAGATGTTATTGAAAAGCAAAATGAAGCCGTCAGAAATGTTTCTTTGGCATTTTCAAGCATAAAATCTGCAATGGATGAGCTAATTGATGGCATTGAAAATATTAATCAGTCGATCTTGGCAATTGATAAAGAAAAAGATACTATTGTGAGAAGCATCGAAAATATCTCGGCAATATCACAGGAGACTGCTGCATCCTCAGAAGAGGTTTCTGCATCAACTCAGGAGCAGCTTGCTGCAATTGAAGAGCTCAGAGCTATGGCAGAAAGCCTGAATAAGCTTGCACAGGATTTAAAAGAGGCTATGCAGGTTTTCAAAGTGTAATAAAATTGTTTCACCAATTTTACAGTTTGGTTACAAATGCTAAACCCCTATTGACTTATTAAAATGCTGTTGTTAAAATTTTAGCTGTAAGTGATGAGGCTAAACTAAATAGTTTAACCTCATCACTAAAAAATCATACAAGGAGGTTTGGTGAGTAGTTATGAAAAAATTCAAAAGACTCATCGCAATCGTAACAGTTCTCTTATTTGCTCTCTCAATAATTGCGCCTGCGTTTGCACAGGACGAAGCTACTACAGAAGAGACAGGTTCTGTGTATGACCAGGCAGCAAAGATTCTCCAAGACAAAGGTATCTTGAAAGGTAATGAGCAAGGCGACCTGATGCTCGATAAGGAACTTACAAGAGCAGAGATTTTAGCAATGATCATCAGAGCAACAGGTCAAGAAGATGTTGTAAAAGACTATGTTTATGCTGAGCAATCCTTCAGCGATGTTCCAAACACACACTGGGCATTTGCATATGTTGAGGCAGGTAAAGACCTCGGCATTGTAAATGGTTACCCAGATGGAACATTCAAGCCAGACAAATCAGTCAAATTTGAAGAGCTCTGCAAGATGCTTGTTGCAGCAAAAGGTGAAAATCCAGCTTCAGGAAAATGGCCACTCAACTATGTAAGAAAAGCTCTTGAACTTGGTTTCTTCAACGGAATTGAAGACGACGTTGGAATTGGTGACGTTGTCAAGAGAGGTCAGGCAGCAGTAGCATTCGCAAATGCATTCTTCCCACCAGAGAAGACAATAGCAGTTAAAGATGTTAAAGTAGTTGCAAATGACACAATTGAGGTTTATGTTGATGTATACCTCAACAATGAGCCTGCAACACTTGAAGATGGAGATGTAATTCCTCTCGATTTTGAAATCAAAGACGCAAAAGATGATACAAAGACAGTCGCAGTAACACAGATTGACACAGACAAGTCAGACTTTGCAAATGGCAAGATCGTTCTCAAGACAGCTGCTCAAACAGCAAATGCAACATACAAGCTCTACTTCAAGGGTAAAGATACAGGCAAGACATTTGTTGCAGTTCCAGTGCCACTCACAGTTACAAAGGTTGAGGCACTCAACTACAAAGAGATAAAGGTTACATTCAATAAACCAGTTGATGATGCAAGCGCAGCAACAAACAAAGATAATTACACTGTTTATTTAGGAAATGCAAAAGCAACAATAAGCTCAGTTATTTTGTCAAGTGATAAGACAAATGTACGTCTATTCTTGAGCAATACAATGAGCAGTGATTTGACAACAAAAGTAACAGTTGCAAAGGCAGTTGGGTTAGCGGAAGATTATACCTCGACAATTCAGCCGTTCGTTGATTCAACAGCGCCAACTGTTGAAAATGTTGTTCCAATTGGTTTAATGAAACTAAAAGTTATCTTCAGTGAACCTGTTTTGAATAGTGGAAATACAGCAAATTATATTGTTGATAACTCATACTATCCAGTAAAAGCAGATCCAGATACAAGTGATTATAGAAGTGTTGTATTGACATTTGGGTTTGCATTAAGTGCAGGAAATCACGTTATTGAATTCAATAAATATTCAACAAATACAGATTATATGATAAAGGACTATGCACAATATTTATTGATTAATACACCAAAAACATTTACCATGTCATCTGATACAACTGCACTTACAACACCAACTGTAATATCAGCTACTCAAACTTCTGTCCAACTGAAATTTAATAAGGGGATAGCTGATATAACGAGCGTTAGTGCATCTCCAAGTGGAACATGGGATGGTGTTGAATCAATTGATGTAAATGATCCAAGTATAGTAACACTGAACTTTTATTCTGGTAGTCCATTACCAGCATATGGTGTTACATTAACAATAACAGCAGTTGACATTAGTGGAACTTCGGCAACATTATCAGTTTCAATACCAACAGTAACAGTTGATGTGACTCCACCAACAATTACAAGTTATAGCATAGATAGCCCAACTCAAATATCTTTGATTTTCTCTGAGAATGTCATTGCACCATCTGGAGATTGGAGTAATTATGTAACAATTACTGATAGTAATAATGCATTGCATCCAGTAATTGATATTAAAAGAGACGATGCTAACAATAATAAAAATAAATTAATAGTAACAATCGATCCAAATTATCCATTACCAACATCAGGAACTATCAGTGTTTCAGTTAAGAATGTCGTCGATGATACTCCAAGATATAATCCTATGGTTGCTACTACATTAACAATTAATGCTGTTGATAAAACTGCTCCAACTGTTTCATCAGTTGTTTATGATGCTACATCTAAGAAAGTTTATGTTATCTTTAGTGAAGCAGTAAACGCTACAACAGCTTTGAACCCGTATAACTATGTATTAAATTCAGCTGGTTCATTATTAATACCAACATCTGCAAACTTTAAATTATTAGCTGATGGTAAGACAGTCGTTATGGATTTTGCAATTGCAGGAACAGATTTGAGTAAACTTACTCAAGTTCAAATTGTAAATGTTCAAGATTTAGCTGGTAATACAATGGCTGGGCAGTTGGTAGCTGCTACTCCTGTAGATACATCAACAGCTCCAACTGTTGAAACAGCTGCTCAAATTGCAACAAACCAAATAAAGTTGGATATTACTAGTGGTTCAGTATTTTCACCAACATTATCAGCAGGTGACTTTATTGTAAAAGATGGACAAACACAGATTACCATTACAGGTATCAAGTTAGATGATAATGGTGATATTATAATAACCTTAGCTACATCACTTGGAACCGATGCTGGTGGTGGAGATGTAACAGTTACTTTGAATCCGGCAGGGCTTTCAACAAGAGACATATATGATAGAAAGATTCGATTTGTTGATAATAGTGGTCAAGCAATTACAACTTTAACAGTAGGCGATGGTTGTGCACCAACAATTACAACTGTTGAAGCAACATATCAAACAGTTGTTGGTCAAACATATGTAACAATAAACTTCAGTGAAAATGTAAACGTTGCTTCATTTACCTACTTAGATGACTACACACAACAATTTAGAGTTTATATTGATGGATCATTAACTGCTATAGATGGCTTCGATAACTCAGTTCCAAATAAATTAATATTTAAATTTAATGGAGATAAAAGATATAAATCAATTAGAGTTGATTATGTACCACCATATGATGTAACTAAGAGAATTAAAGATTTGAGCGTGAACAACAATGAATTGGCAGCGACAAGTGTAAATGCAACATGGAAATAAGATTATTACTAACTAAAAAGGCGGGTAAAACAATGTACCCGCCTTTTTTTTTATTGGCTCTTTGCCAAGAGTTGGAGTGGGTATTAAGCCTACCTTTTTTCATCCCACATACAACAACATCGATATTCTGGCTCTTTGTCAAGAGTTGGGGTGGGTGTTCTGAATGCCCACCTTTCAGTTTAATTTAGTATGCATTAAATTACAACAATAACAGTTATAACCATCTAATTATCAAAACTTATCAACCTCTTTTATCCCTTACCAAAATGAATTTTCTTAAATATTTTTCGTCTCCTATCTTCTAGTTTCTACAACTATACAGTATCCTCTTCCTAAACCTTTCAAAATTCCTAAAACCATATGCCTTCCTCTTTAAAACTTTTATCTTGTTGTTAAATCTTTCTGTCAAACTATTTGTATATGGTACCTCAAATGATTCCACTATCTCTGAAAACCAATTTCTAAATACTTTCACACACCTTCGGAATTCTCCCACATTACTTGATTCTGCCATCTCTATCCATTTCTTGAGCTTCTCCTTTGCTTCATCACATGTCTTACTTTCTAATAATTTGTTAAATTCTTCCTTCAATCTGTGAGCTATCCTTAATTCCGGTGCATATAAAAACATTACTTCTAATTCTTCTCTCTGCTCAGGCTTAAGTTCCTCATATCTTTTAAGAATTAATTTCCTGCTTCTCTTAAAGTACTTCCTAAGACTTTTGCACAAATTCTTTTGTGTTCTTTTACGCACATTCTCTACCGCCCAGTAAACATACCTCACAAAGTGAAACTTATCTATAACTACCTTTGCTTTCTTAAAATATATCCTTGCTATCTCAGCAAATTGCTTCCACATGTCGCAGATAAAATACTTTACCTTATCTCTATTCTTAAATCTCTTGAAATATTCTGTTAAAACCTCCTGTCGTCTGTCTTTTAAAATATCTATTATCTTGCCATTTAAAGGATCTACAATTATACATTAATATTTTGCTCCACCTGCATGTCCTTTAAATTCATCTATACATATGACCTCTGGTAATTCATCTTTTGCTTCCACTGGACTAACTTTATCGAATAACCTCATAACTGTCGAAACTGATACATTTGACAACTTCGCAACTTCTGTCATACTAACTATATTTCCTAATTGACTTACTATCCATGCTGCTAACCTATTTGTCATTCTTTGATGTTTTGGTAAAAAATCAACTTGTTCGTAAAATCTCTTTTTACAAACCTTGCAAACATATCTACGTTTCTTTAATACAATGTATGTCTTCTTTCCTAACATCGGTATTTCTTTGACTTTTTGAATTCTGTAATCGTGAACTTTTGAAGTCTGAGCTTTGCAATTAGGACAAATATGTACTTTTTGCCTGAGTCTTATATAAAGTTCTACTTCAGTTGCATTTTCCACTATATCCTCTATTATTACATCTTCAGATTTTAATAATTGGGTGATATAATTTATGTCAGGCACTTGTTCTGAATACCTCCTTTTCTTTTGTGTTTTTCTCCTTTTTATCAATAATATTATACCAGGCATTCAGAACAAGTGCTCTTTTTATTTTACCCACCCCAATATTTATTATAGAGCCATAATTCTTATAGGAAAATAGTCCAAAAGCTCAACTTTTTATTTTCTACCTATGCGACGTATTTTAAAATTTACTTCAAACTCCTAACTACCACCCAATATATAAAATCCTCTCGCCAAATCTTTCAAAATTAATGTATCCAAATGTATTTTACTCTTATATATTCAGCTTTTTATTAAACTATTCTGTTATACTACTAGGATACTATGTGTCAAAGAAATTCGTTGTTTCCGAAAAATATTTTCATAAAACTTTTACTCACAGGATTAATTGCTTTAAGCCTTACTTTAATTTAAATGGCAAATAAGACAACTAAAAAGATGTTTACTTCAAATAAAATATATTTGCAAAAATTTATTCCCTTTATTATAATAAACACACAGAACATATTTTCTTTTGTCACAAGAACTTCTACTTTGAAAAATATATTTAGATAAGGTATTTTGAAATTGGAGAGTCAAAATGAGTGCAAATGAAATCTATGAATTCAGAGATCCAGTTCATGGTTTTATTCAAGTTAATGATTTAGAACTGAAAATCATAGATTCTTTTCCATTTCAGAGATTACGCAATATAAAACAGCTGGCATTTTCCCATTACGTCTATCATGGAGCAGAACATTCAAGGTTTGGACATTCATTGGGCGTTATGCATCTTGTTACAAAAGCATTCATGACAGTTGTTGAGAAGACAAATATTTTTGATATTCCTCAAAAAGAATGGTATACTCAGATATTGAGACTTATAGCTTTGATTCATGATATCGGACATGCTCCTTTTTCTCACGCATCAGAAGAGCTTTTTCCAGATGATTTGAAACATGAAGATTACAGTTGCATGATAGCAACTCAAACAGAGATAGGGGATTATATTCATGAGATAGGAGAGAGATTCAAAAAACTCTACGGTAAAGACTATGATATTACTCCTGAGCTGATTTGTTCTATATACAAAGGAGAAAATATAGAAAATCCTGATTTCATGTTTCTAAGAAAGTTTATGGACAGTGAATTAGACTGTGACAAGATGGATTATCTTTTACGGGATTCACTTTACTGTGGAGTAAGCTATGGAAAGTTTGATTTGGAAAGGTTAATAAACACTCTTACCATTTGGAAGAATGATGAAGGTATACTTCATCTTGCTATTGAAAAAGGCGGAATGCACGCTTTTGAAGAGTTTGTTTTAGCTCGATATTTTATGTTTACACAAGTTTACTTTCACAAAACTCGAAGGTTCTTGGATAATATGCTTTTTTCTTTTTTGAAGTCTGCTTTGAAAGAGGGTAAATATCCCAAAGACATTAATGAATTTTTAGAATATGACGATGTAACAATCAGTGAACTTATCAGAGAAAAGAGCAAAGAAAATGAATGTGCAGAAAGACTTTTAAAGAGAAAGATAATGAGCTGTATTTACGAAACACCGCCTCATGCTAACAAAGATCAAGAATCTATTCATAATTTGATAAAAAACAGTCTTATACAAAAAATTGGCAAAGAAAATCTTCTTTTTGATTCGGCTGACAAAATGATTCATCAGATACCTGTAAAATATGAACTTGATAGTGAAAAAGCAATCCCTATAATAGACGAGAAAAACAAAGAAGTGATGTCTATAAGTATTGCTTCAGAGGTTATAAAAAAGATGACTGAACCAATAAATATAAAAAGGATATATGTTACTGAGGATAAAAAGGAAGAAGCAGAGGAAATAGTAAATGAAATACAGAATATGATGAAACGTTCAAATTAAAAAGGGGAGGGAGGCACCTACATTATGAAAGAAAACAAAGACCTGATATTGTGGTATTTGATAAAAGAGTTTACTAAACATTGCTCACGTACAGGAAACAAAGTAGGTAAGAAGTTTTTGCAAAAAGTGGTGTATTTGCTGCAGAGAAAGGGATTAAACCTTAACTATAATTTTTCGATTCACTATTATGGTCCGTACAGTAGCCAGTTAGAATATGATATACACAGATTAGAAATGAATAGATTAGTACGAATTGATCCAAAAGATGGATACACTCATGAAATAATTCCTGAAGAAGTATCTGATGATGAAAAATATTTGAGCCATCATGATATAGAGATGATAGACTCAAAAGAGATTAAAGATTTAATAAAAAACTTGTCGAGCTTTAACGCTTCTGAATTGGAGTTAATTGCAACAGTGGATTACGTGATAAATCAACTAAAAATTCGAGGGACTGATGAGCTTAATAAAAAAGAAATTATAGAAAAAGTGAAAAGGTTAAAAGGCAATAAATACACCGAGAAAAAAATAGAGGAAGCCATTAAGTTTTTAGAAGAAAACGGTTTTGTAAAAATAGAGGGTTAGACTGATGAAAAAGATAATGTTATTATCTTCGCTAAATTTTTCTGGTTATGACTAAAAGCGAGGTGGGTATTTAGCCCACCTTTTTTATTTTCCCGCATTTCACAATTTTCACATTTCATTAAAATTTGTTTATAAAAATTTAAAAATTTATTCACAAATTATTGCTAATATATTTTAAAGAGGAAAAATCTTCATAGAAGGAGGCAGAAATAGAAAATGAGAATGCCAAAAAGCCTGAAAGCTTATATGTGCCTTATGTTAGTATCAACTTTTATAACTGCAGTGTTGATCTTACCGTGGAATATATCGCATGCCCAATCAAATAGCACTCAAAATTCACAGCCAGATTTAATTGGCGTTGTAAAGAGTTTATCTGGCAGTAAAATCACAATCTACATCGCAAAGCTCTCTTCTCAAAGCGATGGTAGAGGATTTGGAAGAGGTAGAATTGAGCTGACAAACAAAACACAGACAATCACAGTTTCAAGCAAAACATCAATTGTAACAAGAGTATTTCAAAATGGTCAGGTAACAGAGAAAAAGCTATTAACAAAGGACTTAAAGACAAACAACATCTTGTACATCTGGTATGCAGATAGCAAAAAGAAAACCATCTCAAGAATTCTTATCCAGGGTACATACGACCCGTATCAGACACCAGAAGCTATTGGTGTTATCAAAAAAGTTGAGTCAAACAAAATAACCATCACAGTTGCAACAATACAAAGACCACAGCCAAGGCAAAACACATCAAACAATCAACCTCAGCAAAGAATGGCTTCTCAGCCACCTCAAGGTGGATTTGGCAGAGGCATGATGAATCTAAAGCTATCAAGCCAAACAAAGACAATAGCAATTTCAAAGTCGACAGTGATTGTTACAAGAACATTTCAAAATGGTCAGATGACAGAAAAGAAGCTGACTGTAAAGGATTTGAAAGCAAACAACATAGTGTACATCTGGTATTCTGACAGTAAAAAAACAACTGCAAAAAGGATTATGGTGATGGGAACATACAGCCAGAGCAGTTCAAAGTAAAAAAGCAGAAAAGTGTGAAAGGAAGGGTGTGCATATGGCATTTAAAATTAAATCATTAAAATCTCCAAAGATTAAGATTGGGTTTAAAAACAAAGCTGCAAAAAGGATTATAGTTTCTATATTAGTTGTAGCCATATTAGCGGCAGGTGGGTTTGGCATTTACAAGTTCATTCAGGGCAAAAAGAATCAAACGCAAACAGTTCAACAGAGAACGGCAAGAGTGACGCGAGGAGACATCACTGTCACCGTTTCGGGCTCCGGTCCGATTGAGTCTGCTCAGAGTGTTGATTTGACATCTACTGTCAGCTCAACAATAACAAGAGTCAACTTTAACGATGGCGACACAGTCAAAAAAGGAGATATCATATTTGAGCTTGAAAGCC
This window encodes:
- a CDS encoding S-layer homology domain-containing protein translates to MKKFKRLIAIVTVLLFALSIIAPAFAQDEATTEETGSVYDQAAKILQDKGILKGNEQGDLMLDKELTRAEILAMIIRATGQEDVVKDYVYAEQSFSDVPNTHWAFAYVEAGKDLGIVNGYPDGTFKPDKSVKFEELCKMLVAAKGENPASGKWPLNYVRKALELGFFNGIEDDVGIGDVVKRGQAAVAFANAFFPPEKTIAVKDVKVVANDTIEVYVDVYLNNEPATLEDGDVIPLDFEIKDAKDDTKTVAVTQIDTDKSDFANGKIVLKTAAQTANATYKLYFKGKDTGKTFVAVPVPLTVTKVEALNYKEIKVTFNKPVDDASAATNKDNYTVYLGNAKATISSVILSSDKTNVRLFLSNTMSSDLTTKVTVAKAVGLAEDYTSTIQPFVDSTAPTVENVVPIGLMKLKVIFSEPVLNSGNTANYIVDNSYYPVKADPDTSDYRSVVLTFGFALSAGNHVIEFNKYSTNTDYMIKDYAQYLLINTPKTFTMSSDTTALTTPTVISATQTSVQLKFNKGIADITSVSASPSGTWDGVESIDVNDPSIVTLNFYSGSPLPAYGVTLTITAVDISGTSATLSVSIPTVTVDVTPPTITSYSIDSPTQISLIFSENVIAPSGDWSNYVTITDSNNALHPVIDIKRDDANNNKNKLIVTIDPNYPLPTSGTISVSVKNVVDDTPRYNPMVATTLTINAVDKTAPTVSSVVYDATSKKVYVIFSEAVNATTALNPYNYVLNSAGSLLIPTSANFKLLADGKTVVMDFAIAGTDLSKLTQVQIVNVQDLAGNTMAGQLVAATPVDTSTAPTVETAAQIATNQIKLDITSGSVFSPTLSAGDFIVKDGQTQITITGIKLDDNGDIIITLATSLGTDAGGGDVTVTLNPAGLSTRDIYDRKIRFVDNSGQAITTLTVGDGCAPTITTVEATYQTVVGQTYVTINFSENVNVASFTYLDDYTQQFRVYIDGSLTAIDGFDNSVPNKLIFKFNGDKRYKSIRVDYVPPYDVTKRIKDLSVNNNELAATSVNATWK
- a CDS encoding HD domain-containing protein; protein product: MSANEIYEFRDPVHGFIQVNDLELKIIDSFPFQRLRNIKQLAFSHYVYHGAEHSRFGHSLGVMHLVTKAFMTVVEKTNIFDIPQKEWYTQILRLIALIHDIGHAPFSHASEELFPDDLKHEDYSCMIATQTEIGDYIHEIGERFKKLYGKDYDITPELICSIYKGENIENPDFMFLRKFMDSELDCDKMDYLLRDSLYCGVSYGKFDLERLINTLTIWKNDEGILHLAIEKGGMHAFEEFVLARYFMFTQVYFHKTRRFLDNMLFSFLKSALKEGKYPKDINEFLEYDDVTISELIREKSKENECAERLLKRKIMSCIYETPPHANKDQESIHNLIKNSLIQKIGKENLLFDSADKMIHQIPVKYELDSEKAIPIIDEKNKEVMSISIASEVIKKMTEPINIKRIYVTEDKKEEAEEIVNEIQNMMKRSN